The sequence ACCCTCTTCTCCAGGTTCTGCCTATCTCCATCCATTTCGTCCATGCATTCGCTCATCAAATCGATCCGCCATTATTTTCCCTCATCGTCATCATAGTTGCCGCCGCAGATCTCTGAGTACGTAGGTCACACCTGCACTCATTCACACGCACATACCCTCGCGCAGAACACCAGTCTTGGATTCGTCGATGGTTACTAAGGTTTCTTGaggtagggttagggttagggttaagtTTCGTTATGGGTTGATTCCACGGTGACAGGAGTGAGAAATAAAGATCTGAGCTGCAGAAGAAGAACTGCTCCCTCGTGAATGGTCGCCATGGAACCGAACTGCCATGGCCATCGACATTTCAAAAAAGGCACTCGTCTTTCCGTCCTCGAAACCAACGCCTGTCTTTCTCCCCTCCTCCGGTTCAGGGGGTGACATGGAGGGAAGTCTTAGCAGGATAATTTGTTGGGTTGTGATTTGGAGATATGCGGGCTGCTGGGCATCGCTCCGGTCGTAACGCTAACACTGCAGGTTCTGACCATCTCGTAAATTTCTTTTGCATTTGGTTTTGACTGACCGACACATTCTTCTTCTCCCAATGCACCCACAAGCTTTACAAGCAGCTAACACGTTTGGTTTTGGAATCGAGTACCCGCGATTCCTGTGCTGCTGCAAAGAGTAGATAGATGCCAAGGGGATTGGACCAATGATTGATCGATCTGATCGAATTGTGGAAATCCACCCACAAGCTTTCCTGGTTTAGGTAACATTCATGAACAAGAAGACGTTTAATGGAATCCAGTCTTCGCCATGATCCATTCATGCTCGAGTGGTCAACCTCAACATCCATTTCGATTGATGCATGTATACGTTCCTTCCATTTTGAAGAGCCTCCTTCGGTGCACGACTGTTCGTTAAGGTCTTCTACTTATTGTAGGCGTGATAGCTTCATCACCCACAGAGCCTTCTGCGACGCACTTGCCCAAGAAAGCGCAAGGCTTCCGAGCGGCATGAGCGCAATCGGCAGCCACTTGTACGGGAACAGCAGCATAAACTTGGGCCTTCCACCGGTGAATTCCCACGTCTCCTCCTTGCAGAGCCAGTCCCTCCCGTCAGCCGACCTCGGCCGCGCTCCATTCCAGTTCGATCATCTGAGCTCTTCTGCCTTCCGTTCACCTCAGCCTCGATCCTCGCCCTTGTATCTCGGTGGCGGCTCGAGCCAAGAGTTCGGTGGAGACCCTCAAATACTTGAGAATAAGACTTTCTCTGGTCTGATCCAAGACATGCAAACCACGAGCTCCTCGTCATCTGCCGCCGCAGCCGGGAGTCTTTTCGATCTGAGCTTCTTCTCCGACGGCCGCGGCATGTGCGCAATGAACAGCATCGACGGAAACAGTGAGCCAGCAAAGCTGTTCGATGGAAATCCGATGAGAAATAACAACAACATCGATGTGTCTTGTTTGCTCGCCTCTTCCGTGCACAATGAGTCAGCGGCGGCGGCGCTGATGTCTGCCACTGCTTTGCTCCAGAAGGCGGCGCAAATGGGTGTAACATCCAGCGGCCGGTGCGGCAGCTCCTTGCTTACCGGCTTCGGGAGCACTTACTCCTCCGGCGGTGGTTCGAAACATGCAAATCTCAGAGACGAATTCAGGAGCAGTGGCCCTGGACAGGGTTCGAGGACACAGGTAGAGAACGATAACCATTTCCAGAACCTTATGTTTTCTCTGGCGAATGGAAGCAGTGGCATATTTGGTGGCGGGAATGAGCGAGAGACTGGTTTGGGTGGCTTCGGTCCGGGCTTGTGCAACCTATCGTCCGGCGGGATGGGAGGTGCCGATGGGCTAACCAGAGACTTTCTTGGGGTTGGCGGCGTGATGAGAAGCATGGGGGCAGGAGCGAGACAGAGAGGAGGTGAGGTTGGGGTCGCCATGGCCGGCGCTCTGGATTCAGAAACGAAGTCGGGACACTGTAGTCTACCTTCCACAGATGGAAGTCTGCAATCGAGGAGGAACAATCCGTAGGAATAAGCTGTTGTTATTCTCAGAATCAAAAAGTGTGGTAGGAGTTAATTACCTACTAGTGTTAATGATCTCGACAAGCAATGTCTCTTTCAAGTCCCATGCATCTTCTCCGTCAAAAGATGACCCTGCTTTTCTACTTGTTGAGCTTGTTACCGTTCCCGTTCAATAAAATggcaatcctttttttttcctccttcGCTGTAGAACGCATTTGATGTGATGTTCCTGTTTGTGTCGAACCGGGATCAGATCGGAATCGAATCGGTTCATCGGGCAATTGGAATaggataattataaatattttttaaaataagattatgatatatatatatatatatatatatatcaatacattccataaaaataaaataaatattataagccAGCCAACTGGATTCGTCTTATGGGGTGGTGGTGTAATCTCACACACTCGACGAAGAAATACAAATAAGGTTGCTCCTCCTTGTTTTTGCTTGTCATCATTATTATTTTCTCTTTATAAGCCAGCTAGAACGGGGCATACATATTTCATCATACACCTATTGTCTCCCCCACAGACCCGACTGCCGTCGGCTGCCATGTCTTGTCGTTTACATGTCCTCCCCCTCTTGGTCTACTGCTGCAGTACAGTAAGGCGGTCATGTGAGTCCGTGCATGTGAGCGTGGCGACTGACGAGTCCACGTTACCTTGTGCACGTAACCTGTACCGCGAAGCTTTAGCTATCACGAGAAGAATGTTTTGCCGGAGCACAAAGCCACCGCAAATTTCACAGCCACATGTTGACCCCCTCGGTATCTCTTGTCGAGAGACGAGAAATTGACCGACGCAGACAACGCGGCCCCACCGGCCACCAGTGGGCTCTTGACGCTTCTGGTTGTCGTAAGCCTACGCTGCTGCTGTTCCCATTTCCCACCTCCACCTTTCTGCCGTCGGAATCTCGGCAGCGAGGAGGGCCACGGCTCTCGTCCGTGAATGCCGGCCAAAGTCCGGTGGCGGTCCCCCCGCCTCGGTTTCCTCCTCTAAACAACATCGTAAGGGGAGAAAAGAAAGCGGAGGGGTGGATGCGTTCTGGCTTTGCCATATTTGGCAGCGCATTGGGAGGCGCGACCGTGGCGTGCTTCGTCTTCGAGCGACAGGTTGATGCTGACGAGTCACGTCGAtcgtccttttctctctctctctctctctttgcggtGAATTCTTTGATGTGTAAGATCAGATATCAttcagcagagagagagagagagagagagagagagaacgaagaAGATGTTAGTTGAAAGCCTGTTGGGTCACATGAAGAACAGTAAATAACATGGCTCTACAACATTTCTTTGCTTGGTTGCGAGTCTATCGGTGATGTACTGATTTGTTTCATAGATTTCAGACGTTGTACTGTATAATATGAGGGTCGCTGCAGTCGCCATGATTGGCAGGCATTACATGAGGCGGATTTGAGGGACATGCATGCGTTTGTCACTATGGATGAGTGTCAATatagtatctctctctctctctctctctctctctctcttttccggGACTAACCTTCTTTTCCATatttctccaaaaaaaaaaaaaacatcgctATCTATCATACTATCTGAAATATTCTCTGATCGATAGGGTAAATTGATTCGCTACACATGTATAACATTTATGCTATCAATTATAGTATTTatgaatagatttataatatttttaacatctCCATCGAAACATTATAAGTCGATTAGAAAATTATAATGGGAACAAATGAGCTCAAAACTCAATAGAAAGTCagcttatatatataaaaaataaaaggttTCGAATATGTATTGTTATTAGTTTAGAAATACAAATAATTAAATAGAAGTTTTCTATGTTaattatagtgtttttttttgACACATCCACAAAGACATCGTAAGCCTATTAGAAGGCATTATTATAACTAAGAATTAGACCCATTCATCGGTCTATAGGATATAGCAGTATCATTTTAAGGAATTACAACAAAAAGACACCTCTCATAAAAAACAATGGACTCTTTTCGTATGCACATTAAGAAGAGGAAAACGAAGACACAACATATGTAGAGTGTTAATGTTGGGCATATCCATTTGATTGCAAGGAGAATCCAATGTGGCGGAGGACGCGGAGCACATGCATTCCTGTGAACAATGTACTCCACACGGCCACATAGTGACAAGTAAGATTCATGGCCGTTTTACTACTTGCAGCAGCTGTTCCTCGGGGAAACAAAACGTTGCATCTCTGCTTTGATCTCTTTGTAGTCTCACCTTTTGAGTGAGTTAACAGACGCACAGGTTGTGCACAGGTCCAGGGAGTCCCCCAACTTGATCGTATGTTTCTGTCTGTATACCCTTCTTCACCGAGACGaagagctatatatatatatatatataggggacCCAAACAAAGCATTGGGCCTTAAACTCTCTTCTCCTATGTATCTGGGCGACATGGAGGGGAGGACACACACGAATCGTTTAAGATGTATGTTATTTGACTTGTCTTGTGGAATGCATTCACCTTCTCAAGCTCGATTCTTTTCGAGCTACTTCACAAAGGATGTTAGGTAACTGGAGCGGATGATACCGTAAGGAGGAAGCTTAGATTAACACCCAGCTTAGTGGATCTATTACTATTACTATTATTCTGTCTGTCTCAGAATGAATCCAAATCCAAAggataaaaaagaaaattcttcCAATTATTGTGTTATGTTTCTTCTTGCCACTCTACCTTTAAATGATCGACCAATTAGCTAGCTACATGTCAGATCTTATAAGCATCTATAACAGacatttagatgtaaaaaaatatatatttttattaatttagacTTGAGATCGTGTAGTTTTAAGACTATCAAATTAATGAGAAGGAAAATGTGTTGCGCTTTTAAGTAGTGATGAAACATTCATTCATTGCTTTTGCtaataatttgaatcatattaaatcgatttttttttgtttttttggcatagttagtttatatatatatatatatatatatatatatatatatatatatgaatcatcaatatcgatattaTTTATTGtctatcatcaaaatcgatatTATTAATAAGataattaatcattaaaataccCTTGTGATTAATGCCTATACCCgtctgtgcaaagctcacaaggtTGAAACAGCCGCAAAAGAGAGATTGCCTTTTTTCTCTCCTTGCCGCAAATCCAGCGATAGGAAGGCAGCACAAGCGGAATTGAAGACTTGGGATTGACGAAACCCCCAAAAAGAGTTTGCAAGCCAGGCCAAGGAATCTCTGCCTTGCTTGTCCCCTTCCCAGACGTATGTGAGGATTACTTCTCCAACAAAATGTGCTTTCTCCTCCTCATCTGCAACTCGTACCTCAAACGAAACCATTTGCTATAAATTGGCATCGAGGACGTGGACGAAGCCCAGAacaccgcctctctctctctctctctctctctctctctctctctaggcttCAACCACAGAACAAACGAAGCTTCCGAGATGGCCGCCGTTTCGCTCAGCTTCAAGAGATCCGACAGCATCGCCGAGGGCATGCCTGAAGCACTGAAGGAGAGCCGGTACCAGATGAAGAAGTGCTTCGCGAGGTATCGCCATGCAACACCTCACTAACCAAGTTTGGATTTTTCTGTAGCATTCATTCATGGTGTGTTGTTTGACTCTTCGATAACGTACGAGATACATTAGGTATGTCTCCAAGGGCAAGAGGGTCATGAAGAACCCGCAGCTGATGGAGGAGCTGGAGAAGTCCATCGATGACGAGGCGGAGAAGGCCAAGGTCATGGAAGGATTTCTCGGCTACATCATCTGTTCCACACAGGTAACAAGTCCTCATCTCGTTCTCGATTGCTGTAGACACATTACTGACCGAGGAATCATCATCGAACAACAGGAAGCCGTCGTTCTTCCGCCGTTCGTGGCGTTTGCAGTGAGGCCGCATCCCGGGATATGGGAGTATGTCAAGGTCCACTCCGTCGATCTTTCGGTCGATGGAATCACTCCTTGCGAGTACCTCAAGAACAAAGAAACTATCTACGATGAGAAATGGTATATGAACAGCTCAAAAATCTTTTACGTTTAGCATTGTTTGAACCCTCCATCATAATCGCAGGGCAACGGATGAGCATGCTCTGGAAGTGGACTTCGGAGCTCTTGAGCCGTCGACGCCTCTGCTCACCTTGCCGTCATCGATAGGCAAAGGCGCGCAGTTTATATCCAGATTCATATCAGCTAGGCTCAACGCCAGTTCCGAGAGCATGAAGCCATTGCTGGATTACCTTCTCGCCCTTAATCACGGAGGCCAAGTAAGAACATCAGGTTATAGTTTCTTGCACCAACATGTCGAAGATCTCTGGTTGCTGACATTTCTACCGTCTATTTGCAGAAACTAATGATCAACAACACGTTCGACACTGTGAACAAGCTTCAGACGGCGCTCCTTTTGGCGGAAGTGTTCGTCAGCGGGCTTCCGAAGAACAcgccattccaaaagttcgaaccCAGGTGGCGGACAAGGAAGAAAGACTTGAAGAAATTAATAAACAGGTGAAGCTTTAGATCAGTCTGATTCATGCGGCATTGTGTGCAGATTTGAGGAGTGGGGGCTGGAGAAAGGATGGGGTGACACTGCGGCAACTGTGAAGGAGACACTCAACTGTCTATCTGAGGTTCTCCAAGCACCCGATCCTGTCAATCTGGAGAAGTTCTTCGGCAGAGTTCCCTCCATCTTCAACATCGTGATCTTGTCCCCGCATGGCTACTTCGGACAAGCAGATGTTCTTGGCTTGCCCGACACCGGTGGGCAGGTATGTAAGGAACTCGATCTCTCTACCGATAACTAGAGATTCTCTGCCGGTGCTGTCTTTTGAGTTTTTctttgcatcatcatcatcatcatcatcatcatcatcagattgTCTACATTCTGGACCAAGTAAAAGCTTTCGAGGAGGAGCTGCTGCTGAGGATCAAGCAACAAGGACTGACTATAAAACCTCAGATTCTTGTGGTAAGTAGATCAAATACTAGCGAATGAGAAAGCCTTGAACGAAAGAAAGCAGAgtcaacaagatgaggtgaatccAGGTGACCAGGCTGATACCAGAAGCCAAGGGGACGAAATGCAACCAAGAACTGGAGCCAATTCTCAACACCAAGCACTCCCACATCCTCCGGGTGCCATTCAAGACCGAGACCGGAGTTGTGCAACAGTGGGTCTCTCGGTTCGACGTCTACCCTTACCTCGAGAGATACGCTCAGGCATGTCGTTCTTGAACTCAAGTAAGACTCCTGATGGTGGACGTGACCTTAAATCTGGTTGTGGGATTCTCAGGATGCTGCTGCCAAAGTAGTCGACATCTTGCAAGGGAAACCGGACCTCATCATCGGAAATTACACCGATGGAAACTTGGTGGCGTCTCTCATGGCAACCAAGCTCGGAGTGACTCAGGTGTGGCGAACAGATGATAGATACTCTTGAAGCCCATTCCGCATTTCACACCCAATGGATGCCTAAGATAACCATGACGAACAGGGAACGATCGCGCATGCTCTCGAGAAGACCAAGTACGAGGACTCGGATGTGAAGTGGAAAGAACTGGAACCCAAGTACCATTTCTCGTGCCAATTCACGGCCGACATGATCGCGATGAACACCACTGATTTCATCATCACCAGTACGTACCAGGAAATTGCAGGAAGGTAACCACCGGTTTCGGAAGCTGTTCTTGATTGGTTTGAGATGCTTCATGGCTGTTCTTGGGTGAAGACGAGTCTTCTGGCGGTGCAGCAAGGATCGGCCGGGGCAGTACGAGAGCCACCACGCCTTCACGCTTCCAGGGCTGTGCCGGTTCGTCTCCGGCATCGATGTCTTCCATCCCAAGTTCAACATAGCTTCCCCTGGAGCCGACCAATCCGTCTACTTCCCCTACACCCAGAAGCAGAAGCGCCTCACTTCGCTTCATCCTGCCATCGAGGAGCTGCTGTACAGTAAAACGGACAACGAGGAGCACACGTAGGCCTTCCCCCCGATAGAATTCGTGAGTGACATGATCATCTCAGCAGCACTAACATTTGTTCCAAGCAGAGGATACCTTGAAGATAGGAAGAAGCCCATCATCTTCTCCATGGCGAGGCTCGACACCGTGAAGAACATCACCGGGCTGGTCGAGTGGTACGGGAAGAACAAGAAGCTGAGAGGGCTCGTGAACCTGGTCGTGGTCGCGGGCTTCCTCGACCCTTCAAAATCGAAGGACAGGGAGGAGATCAGCGAGATCAAGAAGATGCGTTCCCTGATCGAGAAGTACCAGTTGAACGGGCAGATGCGATGGATAGCAGCGCAGACCGATCGGGTCCGCAACGGCGAGCTGTACCGCTGCATCGCAGACACCAAGGGAGCTTTCGTGCAGGTCTCATCGATCGTTGTAACGTCTCCCGTCATGGTGTTCCGCAATCACGATTAAATGGTAAGATGTGTTACGTTCTCCTGATGCAGCCTGCTCTGTACGAAGCGTTCGGGTTGACGGTGATAGAGGCGATGAACTGCGGCTTGCCCACCTTCGCGACGAACCAAGGAGGTCCGGCGGAGATCATCGTGGACGGCGTGTCGGGCTTCCATATCGACCCCACCGACGGGGAGGAAGCCAGCGGCAAAATGGCGGACTTCTTCGAGAGGTGCAAGGACGCGAGCTACTGGAACAAGATCTCCACGGCCGGCCTCCAGCGCATATACGAATGGTACTGCACTGAATCCGCTGGTGTACGTAGGTAAGTGTAGTATAACCACGTAAAAGAGATCTAAGAGGAAAGAGGAATTGTGACCTACAGCTACACCTGGAAGATCTACGCGACCAAGGTGTTGAACATGGGGTCGATCTATGGCTTATGGAGGCAGCTAAACAAGGAGGAGCAGCTGGCGAAGGAGAAGTACCTGCAGCTTTTCTACAATCTGCAGTTCAGAAACTTGGTGAGTTAACGAGTGGACGAAGTGATTACATGAGCTGCATCACAAAGAGATCTTTCGACTTAGTTAAAGTTTCTTGCCTATTTGTCTTCGTTCCCAGGCCAAAACTGTCCCGATAGCCACAGATCAAGCTCAGCAGGAGGCAAAGCCGAAACCAGTGGCAATACCTGCATCACAACCATCCCAAAATCCTATCCGCAAACTATTAGCCATTTGTACAAGAAAACACAAGGGAGGCCAGTAGCTATGAATCACCAGGAAATAATACTCCCTCCTCTCACGAAAGCTGCATTCTACTAGAGCAACCAGAGGAGCAGATACTACAGGAGTGTACCAACCAAGCAATGGAATTGGGTCGGTTAATCATGGTGACAGATCTTATTGTGCACATTCatcaatttgttttctttttccctttttctcgTTCGTATTTGTAATGAAAAATTTGTAAATGTCTCAGtgctataaatatatatgtaagaTGCAATAACATAAAATGTCAATACAAGACGATTCATACGACTAGAATATCCCATGCAACATATCAGAGTCTACAAATACGTACGTTCTCCCAAAGAAAATACTATCAAGTGTGCATACCGAAGGCCAAAATGAGTGCATGCGTGGCATTTTGAAGTCAAACAAGATAGTAGTACGGACGTAAAGGTGGAGTCAAGTTGCAAACACAAGGCAGCCACCAAGGGATTTGTCAGCTCAGCAGTAGAACATGACCCTCTTCACATTCTCCTTCAGTGCTGGAAGAGGTTTAACGGCAGCACTACCTGGAATTCTAGTACTACGCGGTCCACCGGGCGGAGCCCCGCGTCCTGCAGCTGCTCCACTTGCCATGGAACCACTATCTGATGTCTCCGGTTCCATGTAGAACCGGGCACGGAAGGCGGCAAGATGGGCATAATATGCAGGTGGTACTGTTGGACAATCATAGGACAAGTCAGCCATGGGAATTTGCACgacaaaaaaggagaaaaaaaagaagaagaaaaaaggaagaCATACCGATTGAAACAGAGCGCGTGCACCTTGCATAACTGCAAAGAAATCAATGTTAAGTTTCAAATAGATGAACCAGAAATAAGCACAGAAAGGGATGATTAAAAGCGTAGGATCTTTACGTGTAACAAAGATTGTTTGTCAGGGTTTGCAATGCATCAGCTGTGAATTTGTTCTCATCCCATAAGACATGGTAATGTGCAGGACGGCTTGTGCCCTTCATGTTCAATACAACTTGGTCAAATTTTATTGCCAACCAGATCCTCaattaacaaataaataaataaaagcatGTAGTGATGAGATAATATTACTTGGATGCCGGCATGGCTGCACAGGTAAAAGTCAAATTCTGTAGGATGACAGATCTTGGAATCAACAACAGTCcctaaaatttccaaaggcaaaaaAACACCACAATAAGatcaaatttccatatttactaaGGTTCTAAAGTAAGAAACATCGTTGCAACAGCTAAGAGGCAGACAACTAAAGTAGGCAGCATCAAGTGGTCAAACAAACTTACCTGGTAATATGTTTCCACTCCTATCAACTGATCGGTCATCATTATGATTATTTGCGAACAGCCTAGTATGATGACGTTTTTGGACAACCACAAAAGTCACCGGAGGTTGATAATTTGATTCTAGAGAGGCACACGCCTGAAACAAAAATGAAGAAAGACGTTGGATAGTGATAACATTGGAATAACAAATGCACATTGGTGACAAGATATCCTACTTTTCTGATTGCATCAAGTTCATAAAGTAAAACTTGATAGAATTGCCCCTCGCTTACTCCATCCCTGAAGAGAGAAGACCAAAAGCGAATCTACATCATAGGAACAGATattaaaatgcaaaaattatcttAATTGCATACCTGTAGAAAATAATTCGTTGGGGCTTTTGTCCAGTAGCTCTTTTAAAGGAAATAAGAAGCTCTCTGCACATCCCATATGTAACAGATGATTCCTTAACATGAAAACACAGGAAAAACACTACCAACTAATTCTCTATAGATAACTGGCTATAGATTAATGAGTTATACTTGATCATGCCACCGGTCACAGTTCCACGCTGAGGATCTTGCCAGACTTTAAACAGATCTTGAATCAATTCTTGACGATGGGCCTGTGCACAAACTAATCCTGCATATTTTGTCACCTCAGGCCAATCTTGAGAAGCAACAACCTGAAAAGCAAATAGAAACAAAGTAAGCAAtactatccaaataaaagatacatggaaaaagaagaaaaaatatgttAAGGAAGGCTATCTTACAGCAGCGATGGAAGGGCTAGAGTCCTCTCCAGGATGAGGATGTGTGACATCAGCACCAAATATAATAGTAGGTTGGTCACTAACAAGTGGTATGCGCCTTGACAGGGCATCCATAAGAACTGTGTTCCTTCCTCCAACCTATCCATGAAAACATCTTTCAGAGCACGgagataaaaaacaaaaaaagggaaCAGATAACACACATCCAGACACCCACCTTTACATTTATTTTAAGTGCAACATTGGCGAGATACTGCTTGGACATCCTGAAAACATGCTTAGTCAAACAACATTGTGAAACTAAACCAAGATCCGTCTCACATATCCGCTTCAAATCACCTGTCATTATGTGAATTAGCAGCAGAGATCGAATTAAAATTTATggtgatgaaaaaaaaagaagttaatTAAGTTATACTGAACAAGATCACATGCATGTTATCATACCATAAAGAGAACCATTATTATCGGGCAATATGACAATAAGCAAATCAAGTTCTTTGCCCTGGGGCTGGAGTATGCTCATTGCATCATGATAGCGTGCTTTCAAAGCTCTTTCCACTTGGTCAGGCCTAGCACTTAATGGAGGAAGTACAGGCTCCCGAGCAAACTCCTGTTAAAATTTTAAGTAACATTATTGACCAAGGTTCTTATATTATACATCATTTATCAAATTAAAATAGGATATGTTCAGACAAGAATAAGATCAAGAACATACCATTCCAGATATCTGGCACATCTGAGCAAGCTCATGACAGAACCCACGAGCAACACTTTCTTGAACATTCCGTGCAAAATTGATACATGTCCAGTTGTTCACCCTCCCACCATTCACCATTTTCTACAATTTGCCGAACAAACAGATTAGTATCACAGGTAAATATATAGGAGAGAAGGCCTGTTCATGTTTCTGCACGAAGAACATAAAGCTTCAACGGCACCCATTGCAACAAATTAATAATGCACAAGCCAAAAAGGTATTAGATGACTATATTTGTGAACAAGCACAAGACTAATGCccacaacaaagaagaaaaaatctCAAAGAACCCTGATAGTTTCCATTCTATGCTTTGACcttgaaagaagaaaaataataatataagttTGTCGCAGCAAAACTAAATCGACTTGAACGAAGTCTTAGAGAGCATTGTCCTGCTGGACTGTCAAGGACCAAATCCTGAATCTCCGTCAGAACTATAAATATTTGGTAAATACTATGATCAGTTGCTATACAAAAGGTAGCTATAAAATCCTGTCTTTAGGTTGCTACATGCACACACATATAAGATGAGAAGAAAGCTCATTGACAATGTTAGATACATATTTCAATATCATCAATGAATGCA comes from Musa acuminata AAA Group cultivar baxijiao chromosome BXJ3-3, Cavendish_Baxijiao_AAA, whole genome shotgun sequence and encodes:
- the LOC135633149 gene encoding zinc finger protein GAI-ASSOCIATED FACTOR 1-like; this translates as MAAASSSVPLFGIREGGEQYNKPPPPPTNQQSSSSAPIAPKKKKKKRNLPGNPNPDAEVIALSPKTLLATNRFICEVCNKGFQREQNLQLHRRGHNLPWKLKQKNPKEARRRVYLCPETTCVHHDPSRALGDLTGIKKHYCRKHGEKKWKCDRCSKRYAVQSDWKAHAKTCGTREYRCDCGTLFSRRDSFITHRAFCDALAQESARLPSGMSAIGSHLYGNSSINLGLPPVNSHVSSLQSQSLPSADLGRAPFQFDHLSSSAFRSPQPRSSPLYLGGGSSQEFGGDPQILENKTFSGLIQDMQTTSSSSSAAAAGSLFDLSFFSDGRGMCAMNSIDGNSEPAKLFDGNPMRNNNNIDVSCLLASSVHNESAAAALMSATALLQKAAQMGVTSSGRCGSSLLTGFGSTYSSGGGSKHANLRDEFRSSGPGQGSRTQVENDNHFQNLMFSLANGSSGIFGGGNERETGLGGFGPGLCNLSSGGMGGADGLTRDFLGVGGVMRSMGAGARQRGGEVGVAMAGALDSETKSGHCSLPSTDGSLQSRRNNP
- the LOC103978224 gene encoding sucrose synthase 7 — translated: MAAVSLSFKRSDSIAEGMPEALKESRYQMKKCFARYVSKGKRVMKNPQLMEELEKSIDDEAEKAKVMEGFLGYIICSTQEAVVLPPFVAFAVRPHPGIWEYVKVHSVDLSVDGITPCEYLKNKETIYDEKWATDEHALEVDFGALEPSTPLLTLPSSIGKGAQFISRFISARLNASSESMKPLLDYLLALNHGGQKLMINNTFDTVNKLQTALLLAEVFVSGLPKNTPFQKFEPRFEEWGLEKGWGDTAATVKETLNCLSEVLQAPDPVNLEKFFGRVPSIFNIVILSPHGYFGQADVLGLPDTGGQIVYILDQVKAFEEELLLRIKQQGLTIKPQILVVTRLIPEAKGTKCNQELEPILNTKHSHILRVPFKTETGVVQQWVSRFDVYPYLERYAQDAAAKVVDILQGKPDLIIGNYTDGNLVASLMATKLGVTQGTIAHALEKTKYEDSDVKWKELEPKYHFSCQFTADMIAMNTTDFIITSTYQEIAGSKDRPGQYESHHAFTLPGLCRFVSGIDVFHPKFNIASPGADQSVYFPYTQKQKRLTSLHPAIEELLYSKTDNEEHTGYLEDRKKPIIFSMARLDTVKNITGLVEWYGKNKKLRGLVNLVVVAGFLDPSKSKDREEISEIKKMRSLIEKYQLNGQMRWIAAQTDRVRNGELYRCIADTKGAFVQPALYEAFGLTVIEAMNCGLPTFATNQGGPAEIIVDGVSGFHIDPTDGEEASGKMADFFERCKDASYWNKISTAGLQRIYECYTWKIYATKVLNMGSIYGLWRQLNKEEQLAKEKYLQLFYNLQFRNLAKTVPIATDQAQQEAKPKPVAIPASQPSQNPIRKLLAICTRKHKGGQ